A genomic segment from Nitrospira lenta encodes:
- a CDS encoding RuBisCO large subunit C-terminal-like domain-containing protein: MASRSSHERKNRGIASIRTNTGTTDRPLVCAVLKPRRISPTTLAELAHSFVLGSVDIIKDDQGLGDHAFCPFEERIRRCITSIRDASRSGEDPIREMCELYGRGCVFILGSQIRKSPKDIAASCERFMRSLTKCSDAH; this comes from the coding sequence GTGGCGTCGAGGAGTTCGCATGAGAGGAAGAATCGCGGCATAGCGAGCATCCGCACGAACACTGGCACAACTGATCGTCCGTTGGTCTGTGCCGTTTTAAAGCCACGCAGGATCTCTCCTACAACGCTGGCAGAATTAGCTCATAGCTTCGTGCTCGGCAGCGTGGACATCATTAAAGATGATCAAGGGCTTGGAGATCATGCCTTCTGCCCTTTCGAAGAACGCATCCGGCGCTGCATCACATCCATTCGTGACGCCAGCCGCTCTGGAGAAGACCCCATCAGAGAGATGTGCGAGCTCTACGGCCGCGGCTGTGTCTTCATTCTGGGAAGCCAGATTCGGAAATCTCCGAAAGACATCGCGGCATCTTGTGAGCGTTTCATGCGGAGTCTCACGAAATGTTCCGATGCTCATTGA
- a CDS encoding HD-GYP domain-containing protein translates to MAHRTIQLSDLKVGMYLIGVDRSWLHTPFLRHKFQISTQSEIDTLRASGIARVTIDTERGLDLAVLEITPDNLAPVLERQPEAAGPSGATDAPLERTTVMLADNLALAKQRRAEWIGRLNHIFEGTRATGLVSYAEASQLVDEMIGFIFERQAACYAVMGLREQDPTLHEHGLTVCTLSVIIGQALAYPREALQHVGVAALLHDVGLVRLPKNILKRTKSMPPAQQALYDSHPAQGLLVLEKSGVRDVEVLTIIRHHHIDPARPVDTEGQSEQDRAYSALVGIVDQYDELLTGQTGGPPMSSNQAMTQLYQRYRNQPYLLDQVSYLIRAIGVFPLYSLVALKTGEVGIVGSITPGKAHLPILYLCRDAKGASCVPPQELDLAQEPEGGRSIHDIRDPQREGIDVESILRQVAA, encoded by the coding sequence ATGGCGCATCGCACCATTCAGCTGTCAGATTTAAAAGTCGGGATGTATCTCATCGGGGTGGACCGCTCCTGGCTTCACACGCCGTTTCTCCGGCATAAATTTCAAATTAGTACGCAGTCAGAAATTGACACACTGCGGGCATCGGGCATCGCGCGGGTGACAATTGATACTGAGCGAGGACTTGATCTTGCGGTACTTGAGATAACGCCAGACAATCTTGCCCCGGTCCTTGAGAGACAGCCGGAGGCCGCCGGTCCATCGGGCGCTACGGACGCGCCGCTGGAACGGACGACCGTGATGCTGGCGGACAATCTTGCACTGGCAAAACAGCGGCGGGCGGAGTGGATTGGCCGGCTCAATCATATCTTTGAAGGCACACGGGCGACAGGGCTGGTGTCGTACGCGGAAGCCAGTCAGCTCGTCGATGAGATGATCGGGTTCATCTTCGAGCGGCAGGCGGCTTGTTACGCCGTCATGGGGCTGCGGGAGCAAGATCCGACCTTGCACGAGCACGGCCTCACCGTGTGCACACTGTCGGTCATTATTGGGCAGGCGCTGGCCTATCCGCGTGAAGCGTTACAACATGTAGGGGTGGCCGCGCTTCTGCATGATGTGGGTCTTGTCCGCCTACCAAAAAATATTCTGAAACGCACCAAGTCTATGCCGCCGGCGCAGCAAGCTCTCTACGACAGCCATCCGGCGCAGGGACTTCTGGTATTGGAGAAAAGCGGGGTTCGCGACGTGGAGGTGCTCACGATCATCAGGCATCATCATATTGACCCAGCGCGCCCAGTCGATACAGAAGGGCAGTCAGAACAAGACCGGGCGTATTCTGCGCTGGTGGGAATTGTAGACCAGTATGATGAACTGTTGACCGGCCAAACGGGCGGCCCTCCTATGTCGTCCAATCAAGCAATGACGCAACTGTATCAGCGATACCGCAACCAGCCGTATTTACTCGACCAGGTGTCTTATTTGATCAGAGCGATCGGCGTGTTTCCGCTCTACAGTCTTGTGGCCTTGAAAACAGGAGAGGTTGGTATCGTGGGATCCATTACCCCCGGAAAGGCCCACCTTCCTATCTTGTATCTCTGTCGGGATGCGAAAGGCGCATCTTGTGTGCCCCCTCAGGAGTTGGATCTTGCGCAAGAGCCGGAAGGCGGACGAAGTATTCATGACATTCGGGACCCACAACGGGAAGGCATCGATGTGGAATCGATTCTGAGGCAAGTGGCCGCATGA
- a CDS encoding DUF748 domain-containing protein yields the protein MRRFFRPLPLAIGSGVALLLYALVGFFLLPYLITTYAVPKVAETIRHPVAVREVAVNPFELSLRITGLEIRESDQTPMVGFEEFFVNFQAVSLFRLAYVFDAIRLTMPYVAAKVAPNGHLNVLDLVPQGAPDDQLPPAKAQEHPGAIPAVQIGVFEITQGIVEFRDESKPKPVAIDIVPIGIVLRNFHTKPGGDNTYSFSAELGKGEVLDWKGTITLEPIRSEGALVLSGVRIPTIFQYVQGQFNFDIPTGTIDAKVPYRLDMGVAPMDCIVSEASLHLSDVGLVEKGSVDPVISVPSFRIDGIQVDLRQHTVSIASVGLADASDRVWLNPDKSLNLQALFAPAESGPVAEKAPPKTTPKESAKESSPWSVAVKDVQIKNHTIRFEDRSLPSTMQAKVVVRSARSHDLAWPIKGPIPLTVDQTINDTGTFALDGQMVVSPFQADFTLALKNLGLAPFEPYLEQATRVGIDDGSLDVDGSFHLAVEHPKAPLMTFRGNLGVKSLALVNREEGLPVVSWKHLLLKQIALTVDPTTVSLAEVGLDQLRVQLAVQSDGTMNLAHLVKAQKETEVKSAPAPEPPPGKSKPAPDIAIKTVKLTNGAVIFQDDSISPTVRTGLEELSGTVKGLSSKQVAKADVDLSGKLGRVAPLRVVGKINPLSENAFTDISVKFDNIDLTTAGPYSGKYVGYPIRKGKLFLDLAYKLSQHELEAENKVLIDQLGFGEKTESPDATSLPVPLVVALLKDRKGQIAIDLPVRGNLKDPDFKYGKLLLNTVLNLLGKAVTSPFALIGSLVGGSGEELQAIEFAPGRSDLSAVETKKLMTLVTVLTERPALSLDVTGMADTHVDARVLAEDQFLERLRRFKLEETGKPAGKEPAPVLSPEDESRLTTAWYAKQFPPVAGPPDVPPLSVHEMKGRLLQTIAVDEGQLRLLAQRRAEGIREWLTQQGKIEEARVFILEAGFKDGSGTTVSAALAMAAR from the coding sequence ATGCGTAGATTCTTCCGTCCTCTTCCTCTCGCGATTGGTAGCGGCGTCGCGCTGCTGCTCTATGCGCTTGTCGGATTTTTCCTGCTGCCGTACCTGATTACCACCTACGCTGTACCGAAAGTCGCCGAGACGATCCGCCATCCGGTGGCCGTGAGAGAGGTGGCCGTCAATCCATTTGAATTGTCCTTGCGGATAACCGGGTTGGAAATTCGCGAGAGCGATCAGACGCCTATGGTCGGGTTTGAGGAATTCTTCGTGAATTTCCAAGCGGTCTCGCTGTTCCGTCTGGCGTATGTATTTGATGCTATCCGTCTGACCATGCCGTATGTGGCGGCGAAGGTGGCGCCGAACGGTCATCTCAATGTGCTCGATTTGGTTCCTCAGGGTGCGCCGGATGATCAGCTGCCTCCTGCCAAGGCGCAGGAGCATCCGGGGGCGATTCCTGCCGTGCAGATCGGGGTATTTGAGATTACCCAGGGCATCGTGGAGTTTCGAGACGAATCTAAGCCCAAGCCGGTGGCCATTGATATTGTGCCGATCGGTATCGTGCTGAGGAATTTCCATACCAAGCCGGGTGGAGACAATACCTATTCGTTTTCCGCGGAACTGGGCAAAGGGGAGGTGTTGGACTGGAAAGGCACCATCACCTTGGAACCGATCCGTTCTGAGGGTGCGCTGGTTTTGAGCGGCGTGAGGATCCCCACCATTTTTCAGTATGTGCAGGGCCAATTCAATTTTGATATCCCCACTGGTACGATCGATGCCAAGGTGCCGTATCGGCTCGATATGGGAGTGGCTCCGATGGACTGTATCGTCTCAGAGGCCTCTCTGCACCTTTCGGATGTCGGTTTGGTTGAAAAAGGCAGTGTGGATCCGGTGATCTCCGTTCCTTCGTTTAGGATCGACGGCATTCAGGTAGATTTGCGGCAGCATACGGTGTCGATTGCGTCAGTGGGTCTTGCCGATGCATCTGACCGGGTCTGGCTGAATCCCGATAAGAGTCTGAACCTTCAGGCGCTCTTCGCGCCGGCCGAGAGCGGGCCGGTGGCCGAGAAGGCTCCTCCCAAGACCACGCCCAAAGAATCGGCCAAAGAATCATCGCCCTGGTCGGTGGCGGTGAAGGACGTACAGATCAAGAATCATACGATTCGATTTGAGGATCGTTCTCTTCCCTCTACCATGCAGGCCAAGGTTGTTGTGAGGTCTGCACGGTCGCATGATCTGGCCTGGCCGATCAAAGGTCCGATTCCGCTCACCGTCGACCAGACCATCAATGACACTGGTACCTTCGCGCTCGATGGCCAGATGGTCGTGTCGCCTTTTCAGGCGGACTTTACGCTGGCATTGAAGAACCTGGGATTGGCGCCGTTCGAACCCTATCTGGAACAGGCGACCCGTGTTGGAATCGACGACGGTTCACTGGATGTTGATGGATCGTTTCATCTGGCGGTCGAACATCCGAAGGCTCCGCTGATGACCTTCCGAGGAAACCTGGGAGTGAAATCATTGGCGCTGGTGAACCGAGAAGAGGGGCTGCCGGTTGTCTCCTGGAAGCATCTGCTGCTGAAGCAGATCGCTCTGACAGTGGATCCGACGACCGTCTCCCTTGCGGAAGTCGGTCTCGACCAACTCCGTGTTCAATTGGCGGTGCAGTCCGATGGAACGATGAATCTGGCGCACCTTGTCAAAGCCCAAAAGGAGACTGAGGTGAAGTCGGCTCCAGCGCCTGAACCGCCTCCTGGTAAATCAAAACCGGCGCCAGACATTGCCATCAAGACGGTGAAGCTGACCAACGGTGCGGTCATCTTTCAAGATGACTCCATTTCACCGACAGTGCGTACGGGGCTCGAAGAATTGTCAGGGACGGTGAAGGGGTTGTCTTCGAAGCAAGTGGCGAAGGCTGACGTCGACTTGTCGGGCAAGCTCGGTCGCGTGGCGCCATTGCGGGTTGTGGGCAAGATCAATCCGCTTAGCGAGAATGCCTTCACCGATATTTCGGTGAAGTTCGACAATATCGACCTGACTACGGCTGGCCCCTATAGCGGGAAGTATGTGGGCTATCCCATCCGGAAGGGGAAGCTCTTTCTGGATCTGGCGTACAAGCTGTCTCAACATGAGTTGGAGGCGGAGAACAAGGTACTCATCGATCAGTTGGGCTTTGGAGAGAAGACCGAGAGTCCCGATGCCACCTCGTTGCCGGTTCCTCTGGTTGTCGCATTGCTCAAAGATCGAAAAGGCCAGATTGCGATTGATTTGCCGGTGCGTGGCAATCTGAAGGATCCGGACTTTAAGTATGGGAAGTTGCTGTTGAATACGGTGCTGAATTTGCTCGGCAAGGCCGTCACCTCGCCCTTTGCGTTAATCGGCTCTCTCGTTGGAGGCAGCGGGGAGGAGCTACAGGCGATCGAATTTGCTCCCGGACGCAGCGATCTCTCTGCGGTCGAAACGAAAAAGCTGATGACTTTAGTCACCGTGCTGACGGAACGGCCGGCTCTGTCGCTAGATGTGACGGGCATGGCCGATACGCATGTGGATGCGCGAGTGCTGGCGGAGGATCAGTTCCTTGAGCGGTTGCGGCGGTTCAAGCTCGAAGAAACCGGCAAGCCGGCTGGAAAAGAGCCGGCGCCTGTTCTTTCACCGGAGGATGAATCGCGTCTGACGACAGCCTGGTATGCCAAGCAATTCCCTCCGGTAGCAGGTCCGCCTGACGTACCGCCGCTTTCAGTTCATGAGATGAAAGGCCGCTTACTCCAAACGATCGCTGTCGATGAAGGGCAGCTTCGACTCCTGGCGCAACGTCGCGCAGAGGGGATCAGGGAATGGCTGACGCAGCAGGGGAAGATAGAAGAGGCCCGAGTCTTTATTCTAGAGGCGGGATTTAAGGACGGGAGTGGCACGACCGTATCGGCGGCTCTTGCTATGGCTGCGCGTTAG
- a CDS encoding pentapeptide repeat-containing protein produces the protein MEQTKPGPIALRISSDPMYKLLREGCIKEFNIKKASGDKCDLKSCDLRGLDLRGLDAVGLDFSDCYFRQSDLRGIDFSQSNLRGASINASKISGALFPEELSASEIELSLLQGTRMRYTK, from the coding sequence ATGGAGCAAACAAAGCCTGGCCCAATCGCACTCCGGATCTCGAGCGATCCAATGTACAAATTGCTCCGTGAAGGCTGCATTAAGGAGTTCAACATCAAGAAGGCCTCAGGAGACAAGTGCGATTTGAAAAGCTGCGATCTGAGAGGGCTGGACCTCCGCGGCCTGGACGCCGTCGGGCTAGATTTCAGTGATTGCTACTTCCGGCAATCCGATCTTCGTGGAATCGACTTCAGCCAATCTAACCTGAGAGGCGCCTCCATCAACGCCTCTAAGATTTCCGGCGCCCTGTTCCCAGAAGAACTCTCTGCCTCAGAAATCGAGCTCTCACTCCTGCAAGGCACCCGTATGCGGTACACGAAGTAG
- a CDS encoding flagellar basal body rod protein FlgC — translation MMSAIDTALSGLTNFAKKLDVSANNVANVNTDGFHKSRVESVEVGTGGVLPVVQKDDSSGPSVLKDRGYGAAQVELSNVDLGDEVVSQIVAHRGFEANLRTLKTADDILGSIIDTKR, via the coding sequence ATGATGTCCGCTATCGATACGGCCTTATCAGGCCTGACAAACTTTGCCAAGAAGCTCGATGTCTCTGCCAATAACGTGGCCAATGTGAACACCGACGGATTCCATAAATCGAGAGTTGAGTCTGTCGAGGTCGGAACCGGCGGCGTGTTGCCAGTGGTCCAAAAGGATGATTCGTCCGGACCGAGCGTGCTGAAGGACCGTGGGTATGGTGCGGCGCAGGTTGAATTGTCCAACGTCGATCTCGGAGATGAGGTGGTCAGCCAGATCGTGGCTCATCGCGGATTCGAAGCCAATCTCCGCACGTTGAAAACCGCCGACGATATACTGGGCAGCATCATCGACACCAAGCGGTAA
- a CDS encoding B12-binding domain-containing radical SAM protein, giving the protein MTAPRVLLLIPPLTQLNTPYPSTAYLTGFLQSQGIACEQADLGIEMVLRLFSPDGLCDVFRLVRQQQTDLPEQALAMLADEDAYLSTIETVVTFLQGVNPKAARQLVRPGFLPQGPRFRGKTRFATAVPVEDRAKHWGTLYLEDLADLVQATVSPSFALSRYAEHLAHSASSFDRLASALNDPLSLTDEFLLDALWPHLDRVNPTLVGLSVPFPGNLYGAFRIAQAIKQRQPTLPIALGGGYANTELRRVSDLRVFDYVDFITLDDGERPILSLLEHLTGQRPRAGLCRTFHREHHHVCFTDDRSVPNFSMNDIGCPTYRGLPLNRYLTILDSTNPMHRLWSEGHWNKLTVAHGCYWKQCTFCDVGLDYISRYEMTPTDRLIQQIEQLIAETGQRGFHFVDEAAPPAALKALALGLLERKIDITWWGNIRFEEAFSPDLCKLLAASGCIAVTAGLEAASDRLLDKMKKGITVDQTALVAAAFKEAGIMIHAYLMYGFPSETIQEAVDALERVRQLFKLDLMQSAFWHRFTTTAHSPVGLDPKANGLRILGPAFEGFADNDLIHRDPVGKTPVWLAEGLRRSMLNFLEGRGLTLDVRQWFDHDVPEPDVPKNWVRTVLRTRIAVDHLPLERRLVWLGAQPIAATQTRRVTLTLQGRFADAVIPLPHAQGQWLHTVIKQATPRKNKTTAYPWVRDIQASFPGTAEDFVTFLQSPGWRKARTAGLLLV; this is encoded by the coding sequence ATGACCGCGCCTCGAGTCTTGTTACTGATTCCCCCGCTCACCCAACTCAATACTCCGTACCCGTCCACCGCGTACCTCACCGGATTTCTGCAATCTCAGGGGATCGCCTGTGAACAGGCCGACCTTGGGATTGAAATGGTGTTGCGCCTCTTCAGTCCGGATGGACTTTGCGACGTCTTTCGCCTCGTGCGACAACAGCAAACCGATCTTCCCGAACAAGCCCTCGCCATGCTCGCGGATGAGGACGCCTACTTGAGCACGATCGAAACAGTCGTGACGTTCCTGCAGGGAGTGAATCCGAAGGCAGCCAGACAGCTCGTCCGTCCTGGATTTCTTCCCCAAGGTCCACGATTCAGAGGGAAAACGAGATTTGCGACCGCTGTCCCGGTTGAAGATCGGGCAAAGCACTGGGGCACCCTCTACCTCGAAGATCTTGCCGATCTGGTTCAAGCCACGGTCAGCCCATCCTTCGCGCTCAGTCGTTATGCTGAACATCTGGCTCACTCCGCGTCGTCGTTTGATCGATTGGCCTCGGCTCTTAACGATCCGCTCAGCCTGACGGATGAATTCCTACTGGATGCTCTGTGGCCACACCTCGACCGTGTGAATCCTACCCTTGTGGGTCTGTCAGTCCCCTTTCCCGGCAATCTTTATGGTGCATTTCGGATTGCCCAGGCGATTAAGCAGCGACAACCAACGCTCCCGATTGCGCTTGGCGGCGGCTATGCCAATACGGAATTGCGTCGCGTCAGCGATCTTCGCGTGTTCGACTACGTGGACTTCATCACATTGGACGATGGTGAACGACCGATCCTCTCGCTCCTCGAACATCTCACGGGCCAACGCCCGCGTGCCGGGCTCTGCCGCACATTTCACAGAGAGCATCATCATGTCTGCTTTACCGATGATCGGTCTGTTCCGAATTTCAGCATGAATGATATCGGGTGTCCGACCTATCGGGGATTGCCGTTGAATCGCTACCTCACAATCCTCGATAGCACGAATCCGATGCATCGTCTCTGGTCCGAAGGGCATTGGAATAAGCTGACCGTCGCGCACGGCTGTTATTGGAAACAGTGCACGTTTTGCGATGTCGGGCTTGACTACATCAGCCGTTACGAAATGACGCCGACCGATCGGCTGATCCAACAGATCGAACAATTGATTGCCGAAACCGGACAACGGGGATTCCACTTTGTGGACGAAGCCGCCCCGCCTGCCGCACTGAAAGCACTGGCACTGGGATTACTGGAACGGAAGATCGACATCACCTGGTGGGGAAACATCCGGTTCGAGGAGGCCTTTTCACCGGATCTCTGCAAACTGTTAGCCGCCTCCGGCTGTATCGCCGTCACGGCAGGACTGGAAGCGGCTTCGGATCGCCTACTCGACAAGATGAAAAAAGGGATCACCGTCGACCAGACCGCACTCGTGGCGGCCGCCTTCAAAGAAGCCGGCATTATGATTCATGCCTATCTCATGTACGGATTCCCCTCGGAAACAATCCAAGAAGCTGTGGATGCCCTTGAGCGCGTGCGGCAACTCTTCAAACTGGACCTGATGCAATCGGCCTTCTGGCATCGCTTCACCACGACGGCCCATAGCCCGGTCGGCCTCGATCCCAAAGCCAATGGACTACGCATCCTCGGGCCGGCGTTTGAAGGGTTTGCCGATAATGACCTGATTCACCGCGACCCTGTCGGGAAAACACCGGTCTGGCTGGCCGAGGGCTTGCGTCGCTCCATGCTGAACTTTCTGGAAGGGCGAGGACTGACGCTGGATGTTCGCCAATGGTTCGACCATGACGTGCCGGAACCGGATGTCCCTAAGAACTGGGTGCGAACCGTTCTCCGCACACGAATAGCCGTCGACCATCTGCCGCTTGAACGCCGGCTGGTGTGGCTCGGCGCTCAGCCAATTGCCGCAACACAAACCAGACGAGTCACACTGACACTACAGGGACGATTTGCCGATGCGGTCATCCCACTCCCCCACGCTCAGGGGCAGTGGTTACACACGGTCATCAAACAAGCGACTCCGCGCAAGAACAAAACAACCGCCTATCCCTGGGTTCGAGACATACAGGCCAGCTTTCCAGGCACGGCTGAAGACTTTGTTACGTTTTTACAAAGTCCCGGCTGGAGAAAAGCCCGCACAGCCGGGCTGTTGTTGGTCTAA
- a CDS encoding peroxiredoxin — MAIRLGDEAPNFTAETTEGPINFHEWLGGGWGILFSHPKDYTPVCTTELGTVAKITPEFKKRGVKVIAVSVDPLDSHKGWINDINETQKTTMNYPIIADPDKKVATLYDMIHPNAIDNMTVRSVFIVGPDKKVKLTLTYPASCGRNFDELLRVIDSLQLTSKFKVATPANWKDGEDCIITPAVNDAEAKTLFPKGFKTVKPYLRYTPQPNK, encoded by the coding sequence ATGGCGATCCGTTTAGGAGATGAAGCACCGAATTTTACGGCTGAGACAACCGAAGGTCCGATCAATTTTCATGAATGGCTTGGCGGCGGATGGGGGATCCTGTTCTCGCATCCGAAGGACTATACCCCGGTCTGTACGACCGAATTAGGGACGGTGGCCAAGATCACTCCGGAGTTCAAGAAGCGGGGGGTGAAAGTCATCGCGGTCAGCGTCGATCCATTGGACTCCCATAAGGGCTGGATCAATGACATTAACGAGACTCAGAAGACCACGATGAACTATCCGATCATTGCCGATCCGGATAAGAAGGTCGCGACCCTCTACGACATGATCCATCCGAATGCGATCGACAACATGACCGTCCGTTCTGTCTTCATTGTCGGGCCTGATAAAAAAGTCAAGCTTACATTGACCTATCCAGCTTCATGTGGCCGAAATTTCGACGAATTGCTGCGAGTAATTGATTCGCTTCAGCTGACGTCAAAGTTCAAGGTCGCCACACCGGCGAACTGGAAGGACGGGGAAGATTGCATCATCACTCCGGCCGTGAATGATGCGGAGGCGAAGACGCTTTTTCCGAAGGGATTCAAGACCGTAAAGCCGTACCTGCGCTATACGCCGCAGCCGAATAAGTAG